A single region of the Amphiprion ocellaris isolate individual 3 ecotype Okinawa chromosome 4, ASM2253959v1, whole genome shotgun sequence genome encodes:
- the LOC111572758 gene encoding beta-1,3-galactosyltransferase 5-like, with the protein MDNRKRHLKHTVICALVAVVVLFLYLNTERQLGSPGAPAYRKHSALPSAAEPQWEDPGPYHVAYPRNYKFIMDDTPTCKTTTPYLILMVPIAPHDVATRDIIRKTWGNETLVQGELVETVFIVGLPGGSDAEQQQEKLKQENQLHHDLIQSNFQDSYHNLTIKTMVMLEWLAEHCASSAFVMKIDSDIVLHVENLVKLLLDLSTPKQNYMTGLVWWHSPVLRNPFIKFYMPRSVIEESEYPPYPLGMAYVMSLDLPAKILGVSHQIKPIYIEDAYLGMCLKRLGIPPTDPPDKAMFLVTPEHPLSDCSLSKVIALMTTSTLQMTSYWERIRQKVRC; encoded by the coding sequence ATGGACAACAGGAAGAGGCATCTAAAACACACTGTTATCTGTGCCCTGGTAGCAGTGGTGGTCTTGTTCCTCTACCTCAATACTGAAAGACAGTTGGGGAGTCCGGGTGCTCCAGCTTACAGGAAACACTCAGCATTACCATCAGCAGCAGAACCACAGTGGGAGGATCCCGGGCCGTATCATGTGGCCTATCCACGAAACTACAAATTCATTATGGATGACACACCAACGTGTAAGACCACAACTCCTTACCTGATCCTGATGGTTCCTATTGCACCTCATGACGTGGCAACTCGGGACATCATCCGGAAGACGTGGGGAAATGAGACGCTGGTCCAGGGTGAGCTGGTTGAGACTGTTTTTATTGTGGGACTGCCTGGAGGAAGTGATGctgaacagcagcaggagaaactcAAACAGGAGAATCAGCTGCACCACGACCTGATTCAGAGCAACTTTCAGGACAGCTACCACAATCTGACCATCAAGACCATGGTCATGCTGGAGTGGCTGGCTGAGCACTGTGCCAGTTCTGCCTTTGTCATGAAGATTGACTCAGATATTGTACTTCATGTCGAGAATTTGGTTAAATTGCTGCTGGATCTTAGTACACCTAAACAAAACTACATGACAGGCTTGGTGTGGTGGCACAGCCCTGTTTTAAGAAATCCGTTCATCAAGTTCTACATGCCAAGAAGTGTGATTGAAGAATCGGAATACCCTCCATATCCTCTGGGCATGGCCTACGTTATGTCTCTGGACCTTCCTGCGAAGATCTTGGGAGTTTCACATCAGATCAAACCCATCTACATTGAAGACGCCTACCTGGGCATGTGTTTGAAACGCCTGGGCATTCCTCCCACCGACCCTCCGGACAAAGCAATGTTTCTTGTCACCCCTGAGCATCCTCTGAGCGACTGCAGTCTTTCCAAAGTGATTGCATTGATGACAACAAGCACACTACAGATGACGAGTTACTGGGAGAGGATCAGACAGAAAGTTCGGTGTTGA
- the LOC111572754 gene encoding beta-1,3-galactosyltransferase 2-like isoform X2 → MMDQDFGSVGNGQKRQPIENPCHQTKPLFRSWFQLLLLLCVVVFVLCYALSNSSVSWQTHFALQKHYKWPFNDKNKVYMSSHQVHPKHRHILIEIQTTTEPSTVQPVKTQYHQAYPRNYNFIMDNKEVCKQNPFLVLMVPVAPNNVAARDAIRKTWGKESLVQGEVVITLFMLGLSEGADVDKLQQENVQYHDLIQSDFMDTYLNLTIKTMVIMDWLATRCPAAAYAMKVDSDMFLNIDNLVIMLQKPNIPKTNYLTGMVMTNRPVVRSKDSKWYVSEELYPDPEYPTYTLGMGYVFSNDLPEKFVEVSKSIKPFNIEDAYIGMCMKKLGFTPTSPPDPSQFQAYNSKYNRCEFSKVITFILGPPQELVDYWTDLKKPGPPC, encoded by the coding sequence acaaCCTATCGAGAACCCATGCCATCAGACGAAGCCTTTGTTTCGGTCCTGGTTCCAGTTGCTGCTTCTACTTTGTGTTGTGGTCTTTGTCTTGTGTTACGCCCTGTCCAACAGCTCTGTGTCATGGCAGACCCACTTTGCACTCCAAAAACACTACAAATGGCCtttcaatgacaaaaacaaagtttaCATGTCTTCTCATCAGGTCCATCCAAAGCACAGACACATACTCATTGAAATCCAGACAACCACAGAGCCTTCTACTGTACAGCCTGTAAAGACTCAGTACCACCAAGCCTATCCACGCAACTACAACTTTATAATGGATAACAAGGAGGTTTGCAAACAGAACCCTTTCCTGGTCCTCATGGTTCCAGTGGCACCAAATAATGTGGCAGCTCGGGATGCAATCCGGAAGACATGGGGCAAGGAGAGCTTGGTCCAGGGTGAGGTGGTGATCACTTTGTTCATGTTGGGTCTCTCTGAAGGAGCTGATGTTGACAAGCTACAGCAAGAGAATGTGCAGTACCACGACCTGATCCAGAGCGATTTCATGGACACTTACCTCAATCTGACCATCAAAACCATGGTGATCATGGACTGGCTGGCCACACGTTGCCCCGCAGCAGCCTACGCCATGAAGGTTGACTCCGACATGTTCCTGAACATCGACAATCTGGTGATCATGCTACAGAAACCAAACATCCCCAAAACAAACTACCTGACAGGGATGGTGATGACGAACAGGCCAGTTGTCCGATCAAAGGACTCCAAGTGGTACGTCTCTGAGGAGCTGTATCCAGATCCTGAATACCCGACCTACACTCTGGGCATGGGATACGTCTTTTCCAATGATCTCCCAGAGAAGTTTGTGGAGGTCTCGAAATCAATCAAGCCCTTTAACATTGAGGATGCTTATATTGGAATGTGCATGAAAAAGCTGGGATTTACGCCCACGTCACCACCAGATCCCTCTCAGTTCCAGGCCTATAACAGCAAATACAATCGCTGTGAATTCTCCAAAGTCATCACCTTCATTCTTGGTCCTCCACAAGAATTGGTGGATTACTGGACAGACTTAAAGAAGCCTGGACCTCCTTGTTAG